One window from the genome of Salvia miltiorrhiza cultivar Shanhuang (shh) chromosome 7, IMPLAD_Smil_shh, whole genome shotgun sequence encodes:
- the LOC130991388 gene encoding uncharacterized protein LOC130991388 has translation MDHQWVKNRNRISSEYIDGIKEFMHVARQSLNLDGLTLCPCNNCLNTRLQSMEDIKLHLIDVGIDTSYTRWVYHGEEKTDEDFDGVFANDDVGLEAGLHDAVGNQFFDIGPTDDLIENQQPNHENNARYEKLFEVVHNPLYEGCGESALTFVVKLMNIKVLNKWSDKSFEMLLKLLHEVLPQDNNCPDSYYNTRKLLCEVGLGYDTIDVCQYDCAIFYGEYENATVCPVCKSGRYIRHKIPHKRLRYFPITPRLKRLYASRHTARNMRWHKEVRKEEPGVLRHPADGKAWKNFDELYPDFASDSRNVRMGLASDGFNPFSNMSTSHSIWPVILMPYNMPPWCTMHKSNYLLTLLIPGPKSPGKDFDIFLRPLVDELKALWQTGVQTYDEYSKSQFTLRAAVIWTISDFPAYAYLSGWSTMGKLACPICLEDTRYRRIRGKQCYAGHRSFLDETHTWRRSTEYDGKAERRRPPRKFSGEDILLQLDGLPALTPGKAPNNEDRKRKRGVDELNWTKKSIMFELPYWSKLLMRHNLDVMHIEKNVCDNIIGTLLNDPYKSKDTPNARLDLQDLNIRKELWLRKRNEKFVKPHANYTLSKVECVKFCDFIKSIRLPDGYASNISRCVMSSNTLGGMKTHDCHVLLQKILPAAILPFLEKKIRVALIEVSQFFQKLCAKTLYVSELEDMKNGIVILLCKLEKIFPPAFFTIMVHLCVHLPEQALLGGPVNMRWMFGIERRMGTYKGYVRNFARPDGSISEAYIVDEAITFLSRYLLNTETRFTRLERNWDISIAKYSMEIFNNQIRTLGAPTFELLKDYRNTAHWYILNNCGDTVDIFINEHKEILRSKNIREEDVDGIQKNEFPTWFKEKMSVLRVNNDPRATDDLYSLSQWPDDRYRSWFSCIVNGVRFRCKIRDDKFKTQCSGVSTWGDGGVDDIIYYGVLIEILELDYINQRKVFLFRCKWYNSDPMGKRIVVDHNLTSIDVTSEWYKDEPFILATQAQQVFYLQDLSRGKNWMVVQKVNHRNIFDIVEREEGEEEPITNEVFQEDDSSELPHFHPTEDVVETSSLVREDIDPITIPDGLMTSLHVGDYDQIGEDTDENSGDERFIVNDESILESDVNENSNDSDFQSDDDLDST, from the exons ATGGATCATCAATGGGTAAAGAATAGGAATCGAATTTCTTCAGAGTATATTGATGGAATAAAGGAGTTCATGCATGTTGCTAGACAAAGTTTGAATTTAGATGGATTAACCTTGTGCCCTTGCAACAACTGTTTGAATACAAGATTGCAAAGTATGGAAGACATTAAACTTCACTTGATTGATGTGGGAATTGATACTTCATACACACGATGGGTCTACCATGGTGAGGAAAAAACAGATGAGGATTTTGATGGGGTTTTTGCTAATGACGATGTTGGTTTAGAAGCAGGATTACATGATGCAGTCGGTAATCAATTTTTTGATATTGGGCCGACGGACGATTTAATCGAAAACCAACAACCAAATCATGAGAATAATGCTCGTTATGAGAAGTTATTTGAAGTTGTGCATAATCCTCTATATGAGGGATGTGGCGAGTCTGCGTTGACTTTTGTTGTGAAGCTAATGAATATTAAAGTGTTGAACAAGTGGAGTGATAAATCATTCGAGATGCTACTGAAATTATTGCACGAGGTATTGCCCCAAGATAATAATTGCCCCGATAGTTATTATAACACTAGGAAATTGCTTTGTGAAGTCGGATTAGGATACGATACTATTGACGTTTGTCAATATGATTGTGCCATCTTTTATGGAGAATACGAAAATGCTACAGTGTGTCCAGTTTGTAAAAGCGGTCGATACATACGTCATAAGATTCCACATAAAAGGTTGCGATACTTTCCTATCACGCCTCGTCTAAAGAGACTTTATGCTTCAAGGCACACGGCTAGAAATATGCGTTGGCATAAAGAAGTTCGTAAAGAAGAGCCCGGTGTCTTACGTCATCCTGCTGATGGGAAGGCATGGAAAAATTTTGATGAGTTATATCCTGATTTTGCTTCCGATTCAAGGAATGTAAGAATGGGCCTAGCTTCAGACGGGTTTAATCCGTTTAGCAATATGTCAACATCACATAGTATTTGGCCGGTTATTTTGATGCCTTATAATATGCCTCCATGGTGTACAATGCATAAGAGCAACTATCTCTTGACATTATTAATTCCGGGGCCAAAGTCTCCTGGCAAAGACTTTGATATTTTTCTAAGGCCGCTCGTGGATGAACTTAAAGCTTTGTGGCAAACTGGGGTTCAGACCTATGATGAATATTCTAAATCACAATTCACACTTCGTGCAGCCGTTATATGGACAATAAGTGACTTTCCAGCATATGCTTACTTATCTGGATGGAGCACGATGGGAAAATTAGCATGTCCAATATGTCTAGAGGACACTCGTTATAGAAGAATTCGTGGGAAACAATGTTATGCAGGTCACCGATCTTTTTTAGATGAGACACACACATGGCGAAGAAGCACAGAATATGACGGAAAAGCTGAAAGAAGAAGACCACCTCGTAAATTTTCCGGTGAGGATATTTTGTTACAATTAGACGGGTTACCTGCATTGACTCCTGGTAAAGCACCAAATAATGAAGACAGGAAGCGCAAACGAGGTGTGGATGAGTTGAATTGGACTAAAAAAAGTATCATGTTTGAACTGCCATATTGGTCGAAGTTGTTAATGCGTCACAACCTTGATGTCATGCACATAGAAAAGAATGTTTGCGACAATATCATTGGGACCTTGTTAAACGATCCTTATAAATCTAAGGATACGCCAAATGCACGCTTAGACTTGCAGGATCTCAACATTCGGAAGGAATTATGGCTGAGGAAGAGAAATGAAAAATTTGTTAAACCTCACGCAAATTACACGTTGAGTAAAGTAGAGTGTGTgaagttttgtgattttattaaGTCTATTCGTCTACCAGATGGGTATGCATCAAACATTAGTCGATGCGTGATGAGTTCCAACACACTTGGGGGAATGAAAACTCATGATTGCCATGTGTTGCTCCAAAAAATACTACCGGCAGCCATTCTTCCGTTCTTAGAAAAGAAAATACGCGTCGCGCTTATTGAGGTATCTCAGTTCTTTCAAAAGTTATGTGCTAAGACATTATACGTTAGTGAGCTTGAGGATATGAAGAATGGGATTGTTATCTTATTGTGTAAACTTGAAAAGATATTTCCACCGGCATTTTTCACTATTATGGTCCATTTATGTGTCCATTTACCGGAGCAAGCATTGTTAGGAGGACCGGTCAACATGAGATGGATGTTTGGGATTGAACGTCGTATGGGTACATATAAAGGATATGTTCGTAATTTTGCACGCCCTGATGGATCTATCTCTGAAGCATATATTGTTGATGAGGCGATTACATTTCTGTCTCGTTATTTACTTAATACTGAGACAAGATTTACTCGTTTAGAACGAAATTGGGATATATCTATTGCAAAATACTCAATGGAGATATTTAACAACCAAATTCGCACATTGGGAGCACCTACTTTTGAACTTTTGAAGGATTATCGCAATACAGCGCACTGGTATATTCTAAATAACTGCGGAGATACAGTCGACATTTTCATAAA tGAGCATAAAGAAATTCTACGATCTAAGAATATACGAGAGGAAGATGTTGATGGAattcaaaaaaatgaatttcctACTTGGTTCAAGGAAAAG atgtCTGTTCTTAGAGTTAATAATGATCCTAGAGCTACCGATGATTTGTATTCACTCTCACAATGGCCGGATGATCGCTACCGAAGTTGGTTTAGTTGCATTGTCAATGGTGTAAGATTTCGTTGCAAGATACGTGATGACAAGTTCAAGACACAATGTAGTGGAGTTAGTACATGGGGTGATGGAGGGGTTGATGATATCATATACTACGGTGTATTGATTGAAATCTTAGAGCTAGACTATATCAACCAAAGAAAAGTGTTCTTGTTCCGTTGCAAATGGTACAATTCTGATCCAATGGGGAAAAGAATAGTAGTTGATCACAACTTGACATCAATTGATGTGACATCTGAATGGTATAAAGATGAACCATTTATTTTGGCCACACAAGCTCAACAAGTATTTTATTTGCAAGACCTATCTCGAGGGAAGAATTGGATGGTTGTGCAAAAGGTAAACCACCGTAATATTTTTGATATTGTTGAAcgtgaagaaggagaagaagaaccCATTACCAATGAAGTATTTCAAGAGGATGATTCAAGTGAATTGCC